TGTTCATGGTCCTTTCCCTCCAATTTTTACCATAAGACTGAAGTATAAACTAGATATAAGGGGAAAACTTTGTCCTTAACTTCTTTAATTTAAGCAAAATTTTGTCTGAAAACCATCAAAATCTTTCATTGCTGACTTTGTTACTTTTAATGGTAGGTGCCGTTGAGTACAAATTGTTTGTCGGCTCACTGAACAAACATGCTACGGAAAAGGAAGTTGAGGAAGTATGTTGATCAAATAGTTGAGCTGTCCTTTTCTAATATCAGTACTTCCTGTGCATAATTTCTTTCTCagtatgaaattataaaaaaaaaaaagaattctttcTGAGTGTGACacacacaaagaaaaaaaaaactctcttttGCCTTCCAAGTCTTTTGAGCACCATGTGTACTTGTTTTATCCTCTTTAAGTTAATGTAGTGCAAGTTAATGATTGATGTTTACCTTGTCAGATTTTTTCCAAGTATGGCAGAGTAGAAGATGTTTACCTCATGCGTGATAATATGAAGCAGAGTCGTGGTGTGTCCTCTCATCTTAGTTGCTCttgtagcaaaaaaaaaagtatgatcgGAACTGTAGGATTTGCTGAAGGCTGTCCGACTTGCTTCTTTTGGCGATATTATAATTTCCTTTATTATTAACTTggattaaatttaattaaattagataattttaaatgctTGTTAAAAGCATGTGCCAAATGTTTTAGTTTTTGATTGATTGTAggaattagattaaaaaatctGCAGGCATGATTGATAAGTATGGTTGGTACCATTATATTCTATTTCATGTACTTTTGAAGAACTGATTTTAGTCATTTATGCTTGTCATGTATTTGTGAGTGATGTTtttgtattcattttttttgatctactgtattttattttgaaggatGTGGTTTTGTTAAATACTCTCACAGAGACATGGCAGTGGCAGCAATAAATGCTCTTAATGGAATCTATACAATGAGAGTtagtgtttttttccttttcttgcaaTATTCTTTTAAGGATTATATTGTTCAAGGGTATTTATATACTATCTTTTGTCTGGTTTTTAGGGTTGTGATCAACCATTGACGGTCCGATTTGCTGATCCTAAGAGACCCAGGCCTGGAGATTCAAGGTTTTGACGTCCTAAAACATTGTCTCCAGTCTTCTATGTgcaattatgattttttttttcggggGTGGGGGGGTGCATTGGTGGGACCTGTCAGTGTTAAAGTTCAGCATCTGCTTAGAGTAACTCTCGAGTAATCCTCTTGTTGCAGTTTTtgacttttttctctttttcaggGGTGGTCCTGCATTTGGAGGTCCAGGTGTAGGTCCTCGTTTTCAGCCACCAGGGGCTAGGTATTTTAATCCCCCCCAACCCTTCTCCATGGTCCATGGGAATTGATTCCTTGTTGCTTCCTCTTTACCCTGATCATTCTATTTATCTCTGCACACTTCAATTTTGATGCTAGATTTAAGGGGACGAgctttcatgatttccttgtatcttattgtatttatattagGAGTTTCTCGTGTATATcctgtacttgggttatgcatTATGTTTTCTTCAATAAAGTTTTCTATTACTcagaaaaaattctattttcttgCCCTTTGCAGAGCAGGAAAGAATTTTGGTGACCCTATGGGTGATAGAATTCCACCCAATGCTTGGCATCCAATCAGTCCACCTAATTTAAGGCCACCCTCTAATGCAGATATTCGTGGCTTTGGGGGCCAGTTGTTTCCTAGGTCTAGTGACATGGCAGTGCCTTTGAATCCGGTACGAACAAATTTGAATATTCTGCTATGTATTAATCTGTACGTTTTTTaactaaacttatttttaatggTAACATGcttgattcaaaatatataacGGAGGTCAATGTTCTAATGATGACTGCTGATTCAGATTGGTTCTTTTTGAAGTAATGCTTTTCTTCTGACTGTAAGTGGTACTGGGATGGATGATCATCTGATTTTTGGTGACTAATCAAGTTTTGTTGGTTTCCAAAGAAAGTCACTACAAAATGTTGTCCCACCTGCTCTCTTATCTCTTCCATTACCAGTTGCTCTGAAATATGAATTTAGTAGTATATATGCTCAGAGGCCCCTTTTCTGAGTTATGGTCTGTATGTTTTGCTGACTGTCTGTAGTTGAAGtaggatatgattttttgcCTCACTGCATTTAGGCATGAGCTATACTCCCAAAATGTTGGGATCAGAGTAGAAGTTGTGTGCTTGGCCGGTATGTTACTacattttagttttctttttgttctcccAAGTGGCTTTGAATGAGTTCAATGTCCAAATTTGAGAATCATAATTACCTATGCTGCAAGTGTTATCTGAAGACTTGTGTTATGCGTATTTAGTTTTGATGTCTCTTTCAACGGTTAATCTGAAGCTTATCTGTGGTTTTTAATTACATAATAGATTCCCCTGGTTGGATAGATTATTGATTGTATTTTCATGTTGTGTTTGCAAGATTCTCATGGTGTTTAAttgttttgtattattttttatggttcaaACTTATTTTCCTTACAAATCTAGGAAAAATTCCAGGCTGGTCCTTTGAGTGGCATTGATGGCGTTGCTGATAGTTCCCATTTGAGACAGGCAGTTACATCGCAACAGGTAAATGGAGATTGATTCTTGATTTCTTCAATTTGTACCTAGTACTTCCAAAACAAGTTAGTAATTTGGTCCCAAGTTGTTTTCAGAGTTTTAACCAGTCAACGCCACAACTTCAACCTATCAGCCAGCAAATATCACCATTCCAGAAGCCTGTTCAGTCGCCTCAGCACTTGCCACCTTCCATTCAATCTCACCCTCAGACTTCAGCATCCTACGCACAAATGCAGATGCCCCGTGCACCATTACAGCAGCTTGGTCACCCACAGCTTCCTCATTCTGCTGGTCAAACACCCTTTAGTCAAGCACTACCATCTCAACAGTTGCTTGGTTTGGGTGGACAGCTGTCTGTTTCTCAACCTCAGGTTCACCAGACTGCTTCATCTGCTGCAGTCCTACCAACGCCTCTGGATATTAACCTAAAACCCCATTCTGTATCTATCGTTCCCAACCTATTGCGGCCTCCTGCTTCTGTGTCACAGCAACCACCTCTTCAGCAGCCGCCTTCTCAATTAGCTCAGATGCTGTCACAACAGACACAAAGTCTGCAGGCAAGCTTTCAGTCATCTCAGCAAGCATTCTCCCAACTGCAACAACAGTTGCAGCTGATGCAGCCATCAAATCAAGGTTTAACGTCACTGCAGAGTTCTCAGGCAATTAAACAGCAGGTATTCAGGATTCGAGGGTGTGCGTTGGTTAGGATGCTGGAATATCTGTTGTCATAATGTCTATAACATATGCTGTCATGGCGTTAAGAGTTGGAGCCACCATTTGATGATCTCACCTAAGTACTTCTTAAACGATAACCTGATTGCCCtaaataatttgttatatatatgaaaacttgGGATGTGAAAGATGgtatttattcatatttccaTTGATGGGATGTATTCTGAGAATGTGACCACATTAATGGATCTGGGTCCTTGACTTGTCTGTCAACTCATAAACATCTGACTTATCTGCTTCTGAAGTCAGGATACATTTCTCCGTCATTTTTGGCAGTTTTGAACTGTTTTTGTTTgcagaaatttatttttgcaatgtTCCTtcggtttattttttatatcaaactTTTAAAGATTATATGCTGAGAATGTCATTTGTTGCTGCAGACTCAATGGGCTGGGATTGTACCACAGATAGTTGCCAGTACCCTTGCTACCACTGCACCAGCTACTGATGTGCCTTCATCCAAATCTGCTGCTCCTGCCGTACCTTTACTTACCCAGGCTGTGGCTCCTGTAAAAAGTAACTGGACAGAGCACACCTCTCCTGATGGATACAAGTACTATCATAATGGTGTAACTGGTGAAAGCCGGGTGAGAATTTTATCAGACTTGCCTTATTGTTGGGATTTGTCTACAATTTATGTAAGGTTTGCTTAAATGGACCTGTAGTGGGAGAAACCTGAAGAGTTGGCATTATTAGAACAGAAGCATCATCAAAAACCACAAGTTCAGCAGCCTCAAGCCCAGTCTATCCCTCATGTTCCATCTGCCCAGCAAGTTCGACAAACTCAGCAGTTGCAGATGCAGGCTCAGCTTCAAACACAGCTCcaccagcagcagcagcagcagcagttaCAGCAGCCTACTTTGTCATCATTGGTCAGTGTCTCTAACCTAGCTACTTCTATGTTATTAGTTACGTTTTTGCTAATTGAATAATTTGGAATTCCAGTACCAGGCTTCTGGAGTTACAGGTCACCAAAATATTCAGGTAAATTTCATGGTTGCTGAAAGACTACTCCCTGTCAAATGCCTCATGTGGTCCTGGACTTTGCAAAAAGCTTATATTATACtgaaaatgattgttttggCGTCTTGCACTATTTTTTGAATGGAGTTTGTACGAATTTTAGTTTATACTTTAATCATTTGTTTTAGGACATAGGTCAGCAATTTATATAAAGTTCTTGATTTGATAGACTAATTATGCATTCAGCTTTGTGTATTTGGTTATGTATGGGTTGGTCATGTAATTTGCAATCTTTTGGCTTACAGGATCCTGGTTATACACAATTACAGGTTGTAGCTGGTTCAGTGAGTGACCCTACACGCTTCCAACAGGTATCAAGTTGATGCCTTGATGTGCTCGGATTTCTCTCCATGGTCTTAATTCTAATTTTCTGCATCTGCTGTAGGGCCTTCAGGCTTCTCAGGAGTGGATGTGGAAGAATAAGCCAGCAGGTTCTAATTATTTCCGTTAAATGACTGATATTATTACTTTGCTCATCAAAATAAAGAAGTGTAACCCATAGGGGttgctcaagtggtaaaggctttGGTCTTGAtagtatgctccctccaaggtctaaggtttgaatcctctttgggtgcaaacaatttgtAGGGGCCTTTCCACTGagggattttccccttgaatgtcctaggtgcacttgcgggaaactccttgcaaGGCCAGTGCACCCTCGAGATTAGTCGGGCCACTGTTCTTAGACATTCGGTGCCAGTGAACAATTGAGAAATTTTTGAAGCCATCTCTCCCCAGCAAGATAGAGAGGAGGAAAGAGGAACTTCACTCTTTcagtcttctttcttttctggaTAGAAGAGGGGAGACACTCTACTGGATTACTACATTTCCCATCCAAATGTGATTATAGTTGCATATGGCTTTGTTGAACCAAAAAAGTAcggtaggttttttttttttttttttgggggggggggggggaggaggttggttgtttttttgattggcattgggtgtccaagaacaaagtcccgattaatctcgggggtgcacaagcccttgGCAATGAGTTTTTGCACCTTGGGGAAGTTCTCCAAGTCCGATGGctccctagaaattgtttgcatccaagaggattcaaaccttggacttggagggagcataccaccaagaccaaagcCTTTACCatttgagccaacccctagagtttttttttttttttggggggggggggggagttgtGAAAATGATAGGTGAGATGTTCTTTAGGATAATCTAtggttagttttattttgtttaggcAAATTTTACCCTCTATATTCTTTACTTCTGAACAGACTACATTATCTCATATGCACTGTACGTTCTTTATGCTGTATTGCTTTTCATGCTGTCAACTGACATACTCTGAAATTTTCATCTTCAGGAACTTGAAGTGGCTGAGCAGAAAGTAGAAGTAAAGATGGCACATGGGGGACTATACTGAGCTAAAGAATCTGTGTGAAACTCGCTCAAAGGTTAAGGCATGCAACTTTTCCCAAGCTAAAATGCTAAATGGATTGTTTAATGCTATTTGAGCCTTCAGTTTTCTATCCTTTGTTGTGAGGTTTTAATGTCTCACAGGAAGTGGCTCAGTGAATTAGAAG
This window of the Juglans regia cultivar Chandler chromosome 12, Walnut 2.0, whole genome shotgun sequence genome carries:
- the LOC108994783 gene encoding flowering time control protein FCA-like isoform X2 encodes the protein MDGVGGGGGFRPLSGAGGGFGANNHQAPLLSGQKRGFPFSDRGGSSPEHFDGGSFAKLFVGSVPRTATEEDIRPLFEVHGNVVEVALIKDKRTGLQQGCCFIKYATSEEADRAIRALHNQHTLPGGVGPIQVRYADGERERLGAVEYKLFVGSLNKHATEKEVEEIFSKYGRVEDVYLMRDNMKQSRGCGFVKYSHRDMAVAAINALNGIYTMRGCDQPLTVRFADPKRPRPGDSRGGPAFGGPGVGPRFQPPGARAGKNFGDPMGDRIPPNAWHPISPPNLRPPSNADIRGFGGQLFPRSSDMAVPLNPAGPLSGIDGVADSSHLRQAVTSQQSFNQSTPQLQPISQQISPFQKPVQSPQHLPPSIQSHPQTSASYAQMQMPRAPLQQLGHPQLPHSAGQTPFSQALPSQQLLGLGGQLSVSQPQVHQTASSAAVLPTPLDINLKPHSVSIVPNLLRPPASVSQQPPLQQPPSQLAQMLSQQTQSLQASFQSSQQAFSQLQQQLQLMQPSNQGLTSLQSSQAIKQQTQWAGIVPQIVASTLATTAPATDVPSSKSAAPAVPLLTQAVAPVKSNWTEHTSPDGYKYYHNGVTGESRWEKPEELALLEQKHHQKPQVQQPQAQSIPHVPSAQQVRQTQQLQMQAQLQTQLHQQQQQQQLQQPTLSSLYQASGVTGHQNIQDPGYTQLQVVAGSVSDPTRFQQGLQASQEWMWKNKPAGT
- the LOC108994783 gene encoding flowering time control protein FCA-like isoform X3; the protein is MDGVGGGGGFRPLSGAGGGFGANNHQAPLLSGQKRGFPFSDRGGSSPEHFDGGSFAKLFVGSVPRTATEEDIRPLFEVHGNVVEVALIKDKRTGLQQGCCFIKYATSEEADRAIRALHNQHTLPGGVGPIQVRYADGERERLGAVEYKLFVGSLNKHATEKEVEEIFSKYGRVEDVYLMRDNMKQSRGCGFVKYSHRDMAVAAINALNGIYTMRGCDQPLTVRFADPKRPRPGDSRGGPAFGGPGVGPRFQPPGARAGKNFGDPMGDRIPPNAWHPISPPNLRPPSNADIRGFGGQLFPRSSDMAVPLNPEKFQAGPLSGIDGVADSSHLRQAVTSQQSFNQSTPQLQPISQQISPFQKPVQSPQHLPPSIQSHPQTSASYAQMQMPRAPLQQLGHPQLPHSAGQTPFSQALPSQQLLGLGGQLSVSQPQVHQTASSAAVLPTPLDINLKPHSVSIVPNLLRPPASVSQQPPLQQPPSQLAQMLSQQTQSLQASFQSSQQAFSQLQQQLQLMQPSNQGLTSLQSSQAIKQQTQWAGIVPQIVASTLATTAPATDVPSSKSAAPAVPLLTQAVAPVKSNWTEHTSPDGYKYYHNGVTGESRWEKPEELALLEQKHHQKPQVQQPQAQSIPHVPSAQQVRQTQQLQMQAQLQTQLHQQQQQQQLQQPTLSSLYQASGVTGHQNIQVVAGSVSDPTRFQQGLQASQEWMWKNKPAGT
- the LOC108994783 gene encoding flowering time control protein FCA-like isoform X4 translates to MDGVGGGGGFRPLSGAGGGFGANNHQAPLLSGQKRGFPFSDRGGSSPEHFDGGSFAKLFVGSVPRTATEEDIRPLFEVHGNVVEVALIKDKRTGLQQGCCFIKYATSEEADRAIRALHNQHTLPGGVGPIQVRYADGERERLGAVEYKLFVGSLNKHATEKEVEEIFSKYGRVEDVYLMRDNMKQSRGCGFVKYSHRDMAVAAINALNGIYTMRGCDQPLTVRFADPKRPRPGDSRGGPAFGGPGVGPRFQPPGARAGKNFGDPMGDRIPPNAWHPISPPNLRPPSNADIRGFGGQLFPRSSDMAVPLNPEKFQAGPLSGIDGVADSSHLRQAVTSQQSFNQSTPQLQPISQQISPFQKPVQSPQHLPPSIQSHPQTSASYAQMQMPRAPLQQLGHPQLPHSAGQTPFSQALPSQQLLGLGGQLSVSQPQVHQTASSAAVLPTPLDINLKPHSVSIVPNLLRPPASVSQQPPLQQPPSQLAQMLSQQTQSLQASFQSSQQAFSQLQQQLQLMQPSNQGLTSLQSSQAIKQQTQWAGIVPQIVASTLATTAPATDVPSSKSAAPAVPLLTQAVAPVKSNWTEHTSPDGYKYYHNGVTGESRWEKPEELALLEQKHHQKPQVQQPQAQSIPHVPSAQQVRQTQQLQMQAQLQTQLHQQQQQQQLQQPTLSSLYQASGVTGHQNIQVVAGSVSDPTRFQQASQEWMWKNKPAGT
- the LOC108994783 gene encoding flowering time control protein FCA-like isoform X1, which gives rise to MDGVGGGGGFRPLSGAGGGFGANNHQAPLLSGQKRGFPFSDRGGSSPEHFDGGSFAKLFVGSVPRTATEEDIRPLFEVHGNVVEVALIKDKRTGLQQGCCFIKYATSEEADRAIRALHNQHTLPGGVGPIQVRYADGERERLGAVEYKLFVGSLNKHATEKEVEEIFSKYGRVEDVYLMRDNMKQSRGCGFVKYSHRDMAVAAINALNGIYTMRGCDQPLTVRFADPKRPRPGDSRGGPAFGGPGVGPRFQPPGARAGKNFGDPMGDRIPPNAWHPISPPNLRPPSNADIRGFGGQLFPRSSDMAVPLNPEKFQAGPLSGIDGVADSSHLRQAVTSQQSFNQSTPQLQPISQQISPFQKPVQSPQHLPPSIQSHPQTSASYAQMQMPRAPLQQLGHPQLPHSAGQTPFSQALPSQQLLGLGGQLSVSQPQVHQTASSAAVLPTPLDINLKPHSVSIVPNLLRPPASVSQQPPLQQPPSQLAQMLSQQTQSLQASFQSSQQAFSQLQQQLQLMQPSNQGLTSLQSSQAIKQQTQWAGIVPQIVASTLATTAPATDVPSSKSAAPAVPLLTQAVAPVKSNWTEHTSPDGYKYYHNGVTGESRWEKPEELALLEQKHHQKPQVQQPQAQSIPHVPSAQQVRQTQQLQMQAQLQTQLHQQQQQQQLQQPTLSSLYQASGVTGHQNIQDPGYTQLQVVAGSVSDPTRFQQASQEWMWKNKPAGT